Proteins encoded within one genomic window of Nordella sp. HKS 07:
- a CDS encoding glycosyltransferase family 4 protein, whose amino-acid sequence MEDISHPKAVVCFPFVGDVLAGSHISALGLVKNLAPTGFQPLVVLHKPEGPLAELLTRENVTFVPAPMADTPERMSPRNGAAVASVLRLLPSLVRFLRNNKVAVVHTNDGRAHIIWGLAAKLAGAKLLWHHRGDPDSFGLRYLAPWLADSVVSVSKFASPRPGLLSAARKCTVIHSPFDLQMPDQFDRAACRERVLAELQCPPDTKLLGYVGSLVERKRPLLFVDTLAALSKHSPNEKFIGLLLGNSFNGLDELCRARAESLGVSDKIRLLGFRYPGEPWMAALDALLVPAVNEPLGRTLVEAMLLGTPVIATRSGGNPEAIRHNETGVLVEPEDPVAFARAIAELFQHPDRVTSMVGRARADAHERFGAARHVTSVTQTYDNLLRPQ is encoded by the coding sequence ATGGAAGACATTTCACACCCTAAGGCTGTCGTCTGCTTTCCCTTTGTCGGCGATGTCCTCGCCGGAAGCCATATCTCGGCGCTGGGACTGGTGAAGAATCTGGCGCCCACCGGGTTCCAACCCCTTGTCGTTCTTCACAAACCCGAAGGTCCGCTGGCCGAACTGTTGACGCGGGAGAATGTGACCTTCGTGCCGGCGCCCATGGCCGACACGCCAGAGCGCATGTCGCCACGGAACGGAGCGGCGGTCGCAAGCGTCCTGCGGCTGCTGCCTTCTCTCGTTCGCTTCCTGCGCAACAACAAGGTGGCCGTCGTCCATACCAATGACGGGAGAGCCCATATCATCTGGGGGCTCGCCGCCAAGCTGGCCGGCGCAAAGCTGCTCTGGCATCATCGCGGAGATCCCGACTCCTTCGGGCTTCGCTATCTCGCTCCCTGGCTCGCCGACAGCGTCGTGTCCGTCTCCAAGTTTGCGTCGCCGCGGCCCGGCCTGTTGTCGGCGGCCCGCAAATGCACCGTCATTCACAGTCCTTTCGACCTGCAGATGCCGGATCAGTTCGATAGAGCCGCCTGCCGGGAGCGCGTTTTGGCCGAGCTCCAGTGCCCTCCAGATACGAAGCTGCTGGGATATGTCGGCAGTCTGGTGGAGCGGAAGAGACCCCTGCTCTTTGTCGATACCCTCGCAGCCCTGTCGAAACACTCTCCAAACGAGAAATTCATCGGCCTCCTTCTGGGAAATTCCTTCAACGGACTGGATGAGCTCTGCAGGGCTCGTGCCGAGAGCCTGGGCGTGTCAGACAAGATCAGGCTGCTGGGCTTTCGGTACCCGGGCGAGCCTTGGATGGCCGCGCTCGACGCCCTTCTCGTGCCGGCGGTCAATGAGCCGTTGGGTCGGACGCTCGTCGAGGCGATGCTGCTCGGCACCCCGGTGATCGCCACCCGCTCGGGCGGAAATCCGGAAGCGATCCGGCATAATGAAACGGGCGTCCTGGTCGAGCCCGAGGATCCGGTTGCCTTTGCTCGCGCGATAGCGGAGCTGTTTCAGCATCCGGACCGGGTCACGTCAATGGTCGGTCGCGCCCGGGCCGATGCGCATGAGCGCTTTGGGGCGGCGCGGCATGTGACCTCCGTGACGCAGACTTATGACAACCTCTTGCGCCCGCAATGA
- a CDS encoding sulfotransferase: MKITDVNFLIIGATKSATTWLQRSLQNDPDILMPDPELHYFSREFHRGQDWYLAQFPEYSGQPFVGEKSNSYLEEPLAASRIHASLGNVKLLAQLRNPIDRAYSDYCMLFRRGEVNGDIGQYLDPRTAADNRFLGGGRYHRQLERYYDLFPSSQLFVIFYEDLLVQPDAQLRKVRHYLGALNDSYASPVSGRIKDKNMPIVGGGHSGYLKWLKPMASPFRSTRAYKAAKQFFSQPVEYSPLGTELRARLVDYYSDDTEKLGKIIGRDLSGWLGNVSRDASPR, translated from the coding sequence ATGAAAATCACGGATGTGAACTTTCTGATCATAGGCGCCACGAAGAGTGCCACGACCTGGCTGCAGCGGTCCTTGCAGAACGATCCGGACATACTCATGCCCGATCCGGAACTGCACTATTTCAGTCGGGAGTTTCATCGTGGGCAGGATTGGTATCTGGCTCAATTCCCGGAATACAGCGGTCAACCCTTCGTGGGCGAGAAATCAAACTCCTACCTCGAGGAACCCCTGGCCGCATCGCGCATACACGCCTCGTTGGGCAATGTGAAACTACTTGCTCAGTTACGCAATCCGATTGACCGTGCCTATTCGGACTACTGCATGCTCTTTCGGCGCGGAGAGGTGAATGGCGATATCGGCCAGTATCTCGACCCGCGCACCGCCGCGGATAATCGCTTCCTCGGTGGCGGGCGATATCACAGGCAACTTGAGCGATATTATGACCTGTTTCCATCCAGCCAACTGTTTGTGATCTTCTATGAAGACCTGCTCGTTCAACCCGATGCGCAATTGCGGAAAGTAAGACACTATCTCGGGGCGCTCAACGACAGCTACGCGTCTCCGGTGTCGGGCCGCATCAAGGACAAGAATATGCCGATCGTCGGCGGCGGGCATAGCGGTTATTTGAAGTGGCTGAAGCCGATGGCGTCTCCTTTTCGATCGACCAGGGCCTACAAGGCAGCGAAGCAGTTTTTCTCGCAGCCGGTTGAATACAGTCCGCTTGGCACCGAGCTGCGGGCCCGCCTTGTCGACTACTATTCGGATGACACCGAGAAACTGGGCAAGATCATCGGTCGGGATCTGTCAGGCTGGCTTGGAAACGTGTCACGGGATGCCTCGCCAAGGTAG
- a CDS encoding formyltransferase family protein has translation MTGDLAKKLHLPLYSRHEIENMVRLGTVDFDLGVSVLYWQKIREPVLSAARKGVINFHPAPLPLYKGTAGYNLAILEGLDKWAVSAHYADANIDTGPIIDVSWFEIESGRITARDLERQTQSQLLNQIKTILHKAIASTQMLSTFPNEGGRYVSRLEMEEMKAIAPGDDIDRKIRAFWFPPYNGAHITLEGKTYTLIEGTILSSLADPTISSLFTPANSNDALGRKPSSDRGE, from the coding sequence GTGACAGGCGATCTGGCAAAGAAGCTGCACCTCCCCCTGTATTCCAGGCACGAGATCGAGAATATGGTGCGACTGGGGACAGTGGATTTTGATCTGGGCGTGTCCGTATTGTACTGGCAGAAGATAAGGGAGCCCGTCCTTTCTGCGGCCCGAAAGGGCGTCATCAATTTCCATCCTGCGCCATTGCCGCTTTACAAGGGAACAGCCGGATACAACCTCGCCATCCTGGAAGGGTTGGACAAATGGGCAGTATCAGCGCACTACGCTGACGCGAACATCGATACCGGACCGATCATTGATGTGTCCTGGTTCGAGATAGAAAGCGGGAGGATCACCGCCCGGGATCTGGAGCGTCAGACGCAATCCCAATTATTGAACCAGATCAAGACCATCCTCCATAAAGCCATCGCAAGCACGCAGATGTTGTCGACGTTTCCCAACGAAGGTGGTCGGTATGTCAGTCGACTGGAAATGGAAGAAATGAAGGCAATTGCGCCGGGTGACGACATAGACCGGAAGATTCGGGCATTCTGGTTCCCTCCCTACAATGGAGCCCACATCACGTTGGAGGGAAAAACGTATACGCTCATTGAGGGAACCATACTCAGCTCGCTGGCGGATCCCACAATCAGCAGCTTGTTCACCCCTGCGAATAGCAATGACGCCTTGGGAAGGAAACCGTCCTCAGACCGCGGCGAATGA
- a CDS encoding tyrosine-protein kinase domain-containing protein, whose product MPVDEQHRMVGLREILDLVRRRLVLLISVVVLGTALAAAYAHYAPKSYRAISMVVLERTDTRPFASEPDLKSLERDRSAADTELDVLTSRIFLGRVVDKLDLINDPEFNTYLDPDTNANDKASGASGASGASGASGASGNFFSNIVAKVKSLFASDQGPLPPVSKQRDRAITKVFSKIAVARTGESLAVTVTVTHDDPDLAAAIANAIASLYVEASLEFKRDDRVADSARAVATGGAVAFLRERVTQPLLVTLRGEEAQLLRERAELAPSLGKNHPKMLNVEAELASVQRMIGTEIQRILLDLENEAAKPSARVVSLAEVPTAPYFPVPSLIIAGGFVGSSVLAALLMIMLEAADTRIRDSGQIRRILRTPNLASVPTVAAKDIKNNLNIPEYLMRRPQSPFAEAMRSIYVACRIPGTDRLHKVISFTSSLPGEGTTTCALGLALSAVADGQRTLLVDLDLHHCEVAKALKLEVNDLSLDRYLQGECSVSEVLHKVPNWHGLDVIAPSQRQKEPGILLNSSRFRELFQAVRPHYDIIIVDTPPILSVEDANWVSPLADAVILVVSWASTTEDVLAKAATRLRMTQAPLLGTVLNNVVTRAKRRKGTSNGIA is encoded by the coding sequence ATGCCGGTCGATGAACAGCATCGCATGGTGGGATTGAGAGAGATTCTTGATCTCGTGAGGCGACGACTCGTTCTCCTCATTTCCGTTGTCGTGCTTGGAACTGCTCTCGCCGCCGCCTATGCGCACTACGCGCCCAAGTCATACAGGGCGATTTCCATGGTGGTTCTCGAAAGAACCGACACGCGGCCGTTTGCCTCTGAACCCGACTTGAAATCATTGGAACGCGACCGCTCAGCCGCCGACACCGAGCTCGACGTGCTGACGTCGCGCATCTTCCTGGGCCGCGTCGTCGATAAGCTGGACCTCATTAACGACCCCGAATTCAATACGTATCTTGATCCCGACACGAACGCCAACGACAAGGCATCCGGAGCATCCGGAGCATCCGGAGCATCTGGAGCATCCGGAGCATCCGGCAACTTCTTTTCCAACATCGTGGCCAAGGTGAAGTCGCTCTTCGCGAGCGACCAGGGCCCGCTGCCGCCCGTGTCGAAGCAGCGCGATCGCGCAATTACGAAAGTCTTCTCGAAGATCGCTGTAGCGCGCACCGGCGAGAGTCTCGCCGTCACCGTCACGGTTACGCATGATGACCCCGATCTGGCGGCCGCCATCGCGAATGCCATAGCCAGTCTCTATGTGGAAGCCTCCCTGGAATTCAAGCGTGACGACAGGGTGGCCGACAGCGCGCGCGCTGTCGCTACCGGCGGCGCCGTCGCGTTCCTGCGCGAGCGGGTGACGCAGCCGCTGCTCGTAACGCTGCGCGGCGAAGAGGCGCAACTGCTCCGCGAGCGCGCGGAACTCGCGCCGAGCTTGGGCAAGAACCATCCGAAAATGCTGAACGTGGAGGCCGAACTCGCCAGCGTTCAGAGAATGATCGGAACGGAGATTCAGCGAATTCTGCTTGATCTGGAGAATGAGGCGGCCAAGCCCAGCGCGCGTGTGGTGTCACTGGCCGAGGTGCCGACAGCGCCATATTTCCCCGTGCCCAGCCTCATCATCGCGGGAGGGTTTGTCGGCTCCAGCGTGCTGGCGGCACTTCTGATGATAATGCTGGAAGCCGCGGATACGAGAATTCGTGACAGTGGACAAATTAGAAGAATCCTGCGGACTCCCAATCTGGCATCCGTCCCGACGGTCGCAGCCAAGGATATAAAGAACAATCTGAATATCCCTGAATACTTGATGCGCCGCCCGCAGTCGCCCTTTGCCGAGGCGATGAGGTCGATCTATGTGGCATGCCGCATACCGGGCACGGATCGCCTGCATAAAGTGATCTCCTTTACGTCCAGTCTGCCCGGCGAGGGAACGACCACCTGCGCCCTCGGCCTGGCGCTCAGCGCCGTCGCGGACGGCCAGCGCACGCTTCTCGTGGATCTGGACCTTCATCACTGTGAGGTCGCAAAGGCGCTCAAGCTCGAGGTGAACGATCTCTCGCTGGACCGTTACCTGCAGGGCGAATGCAGCGTGTCGGAGGTCCTGCACAAGGTCCCGAACTGGCACGGCCTGGATGTCATCGCGCCGTCGCAGCGGCAGAAAGAACCCGGCATTTTGCTGAATTCCAGCCGGTTCCGCGAGCTGTTTCAGGCGGTGCGGCCGCACTATGACATCATTATCGTTGATACCCCTCCGATCCTGTCTGTCGAGGACGCAAACTGGGTTTCACCACTTGCGGATGCGGTGATCCTGGTCGTTTCCTGGGCCAGCACTACCGAAGACGTGCTGGCGAAGGCGGCCACCCGGTTGCGAATGACGCAGGCTCCTCTCCTTGGCACAGTCTTGAACAACGTCGTGACCAGGGCAAAGCGCCGGAAGGGAACGTCAAATGGGATTGCGTGA
- a CDS encoding glycosyltransferase family 4 protein: MRIAVIASFTYSLTNFRLQLLREMVKAGHEVIAFAPDPDPVVAKALEDENIRFVQIPMARTGLNPLQDLHTLVTLWRQFRQLKPDIVLPYTMKPVIYACLAARAAGVSRRFALITGLGQVFATENPKGRQAVLQRLSVALYRVALRGVDRVFVYNDADDRDIRKHKLIDNYSLISLIPGSGVDLSHYTMTTPPTSPPVFLLIARLLREKGICEFVEAVRHLRQRFPDIRAQLLGPFEPNAAGISQADIDKWTAEGLVEYLGETRDVRPYFANCSVFVLPSYYREGIPRSILEAMASGRAIVTTDLPGCRDTVVEGQNGYLVPPRDPLALAKAMESFIATPSATIEMGRRSNQIARERFNVHAVNRLLLTQMGLS, from the coding sequence ATGCGCATCGCCGTAATCGCTAGCTTTACATATTCGCTGACCAATTTCCGTTTGCAGCTGCTACGCGAAATGGTCAAGGCCGGCCACGAGGTTATCGCCTTCGCGCCGGATCCGGACCCCGTGGTGGCAAAGGCGCTTGAAGATGAGAATATCCGGTTTGTTCAGATTCCGATGGCGCGCACGGGGCTCAACCCGCTTCAGGACTTGCACACACTGGTCACCCTATGGCGTCAGTTCCGACAGCTGAAGCCCGACATCGTTCTTCCTTACACGATGAAGCCGGTTATCTATGCCTGCCTCGCCGCTCGCGCGGCGGGCGTCTCCCGCCGCTTCGCCCTCATCACGGGGCTTGGCCAAGTATTTGCCACGGAGAACCCGAAGGGCCGCCAAGCCGTCCTGCAGCGTTTGAGCGTCGCACTCTATCGAGTGGCATTGCGCGGAGTCGATCGGGTATTCGTCTACAACGACGCCGATGACCGGGATATTCGCAAGCACAAATTGATCGACAACTATTCGCTGATTTCCCTGATCCCGGGATCCGGTGTCGATCTTTCCCACTATACGATGACCACTCCCCCGACGAGTCCACCCGTCTTTCTGCTGATTGCGAGACTATTGCGGGAAAAGGGCATATGCGAGTTTGTCGAAGCTGTCCGTCACCTGCGCCAGCGCTTCCCCGACATTCGCGCGCAACTGCTGGGCCCATTTGAACCAAATGCGGCAGGGATCAGCCAAGCCGACATCGACAAATGGACGGCTGAAGGGCTCGTCGAGTATCTCGGTGAAACGCGCGACGTGCGCCCCTACTTCGCGAATTGCAGCGTCTTCGTGTTGCCGTCCTATTACCGGGAAGGCATACCACGCAGCATTCTGGAAGCGATGGCATCGGGTCGGGCGATTGTAACGACGGATTTGCCCGGGTGCCGGGATACCGTCGTTGAAGGACAAAACGGCTACTTGGTGCCGCCGCGAGATCCCCTCGCGCTGGCAAAGGCGATGGAGTCCTTCATCGCCACGCCATCCGCAACTATCGAGATGGGACGCCGCTCAAATCAAATTGCGCGTGAACGCTTCAACGTCCATGCCGTCAATCGTCTATTGCTGACCCAAATGGGGCTGTCTTAG
- a CDS encoding ATP-binding protein encodes MTITATEFFNTSNIAVDPKVEAGFYGTLKMRNGTFKLTRASRFDEIEKVMGSALAERAARFRNILDIGVSTGITTAEFADFLSSTGAAADFVATDLYIDAYIVEPLPGVRILTDHDGWPMQYDIRGKVIRPWIRRLDYITLAFIPRTLARMYFQKQAADLISRGKHRAVRLISPRLAKRTDIRMIEDDILVRSPAFARSFDLVRAANILNRDYFSESSLGRAISNIHSYLRGPGAMFLITRTDSSSNNAGTLFELNDQLMFQVVERVGSGSEIEKWIVERSWNDKVQ; translated from the coding sequence GTGACCATAACCGCGACTGAGTTCTTCAACACAAGCAATATTGCCGTCGACCCGAAGGTCGAGGCGGGGTTCTATGGCACGCTCAAGATGCGAAACGGCACTTTCAAGCTCACGCGCGCGTCGCGATTCGACGAGATCGAAAAAGTGATGGGAAGCGCGCTCGCCGAACGGGCCGCGCGTTTCCGGAATATTCTCGATATCGGCGTGTCCACGGGTATCACGACCGCCGAGTTCGCGGACTTCCTTTCGTCGACAGGAGCAGCGGCGGACTTTGTGGCGACAGACCTCTATATCGACGCCTATATCGTAGAGCCGCTGCCTGGCGTTCGCATACTCACCGACCACGACGGTTGGCCCATGCAATATGACATACGCGGCAAGGTAATCCGGCCATGGATTCGCCGGCTCGACTACATCACCCTGGCGTTCATCCCCAGGACATTGGCCAGAATGTACTTCCAGAAGCAGGCCGCGGACTTGATCAGTCGGGGAAAGCACAGGGCCGTCCGCCTGATCAGCCCCCGCCTGGCCAAGAGAACCGACATCAGGATGATAGAGGACGACATTCTGGTCCGGTCTCCCGCCTTCGCGCGGAGCTTTGATCTTGTCCGCGCGGCGAATATCCTGAACCGCGACTATTTCTCCGAATCATCGCTTGGTCGCGCCATCAGCAACATTCACTCCTATCTGCGAGGGCCAGGTGCGATGTTTCTCATCACCCGGACCGACTCATCATCGAACAATGCCGGCACGCTGTTCGAGCTGAACGACCAGCTCATGTTTCAGGTCGTCGAGCGGGTCGGGAGCGGCTCCGAGATAGAAAAATGGATCGTCGAGCGCAGCTGGAATGACAAAGTTCAATGA